One window from the genome of Jeotgalibaca sp. MA1X17-3 encodes:
- the glmM gene encoding phosphoglucosamine mutase, which translates to MGKYFGTDGVRGLANSELTPELAFKLGRYGGYVLRQHSKDTERALVLVARDTRISGQLLEHALISGLLSVGIEVLQLGILTTPGVSYLTRVQGAIAGIMISASHNPAEDNGIKFFGADGFKLSDEQELEIEAYLDQEENHLPRPSAEGLGVVDEYPEGMLKYSQYLQTTIPDDLSGVTVCLDGANGAASPIVNRLFADLETDFYTMGVKPNGLNINDGVGSTHPEKLAAFVVEKGADIGLAFDGDGDRCIAVDENGEIIDGDKIMFICGKYLKSKNELNHNTIVSTVMSNLGFHKAVEEEGMTALKTAVGDRYVVEEMRKNGYNFGGEQSGHIVFLDMNTTGDGLLTGIQLMNVMKNTGKKLSELAAEVTIYPQELVNIRVSDKNGVMEIPAVKAIMDEVEEEMAGNGRILVRPSGTEPLLRVMAEAETDEKTHDYVTRIADVVRNEIGID; encoded by the coding sequence ATGGGTAAGTATTTTGGAACAGATGGAGTAAGAGGACTGGCAAATAGTGAATTAACACCAGAACTAGCTTTCAAATTAGGACGTTATGGTGGATATGTACTCCGTCAACATTCAAAGGACACAGAAAGAGCACTTGTATTAGTAGCTCGCGATACACGTATATCAGGTCAGTTATTGGAACATGCCTTGATATCAGGATTATTATCCGTTGGGATAGAAGTTTTACAATTGGGAATATTGACAACACCTGGAGTATCCTACTTGACCCGTGTACAAGGCGCAATCGCTGGTATTATGATTTCTGCATCTCACAACCCTGCAGAAGATAATGGAATTAAATTTTTTGGTGCAGATGGGTTTAAATTATCTGATGAGCAAGAGTTAGAAATTGAAGCATATTTGGATCAAGAAGAAAATCATTTACCAAGACCTTCTGCAGAAGGATTAGGTGTAGTGGATGAATATCCCGAAGGAATGCTAAAGTATAGCCAATATTTACAAACAACCATACCAGACGATTTATCAGGTGTGACTGTTTGTTTAGATGGTGCCAATGGTGCAGCATCACCAATTGTAAATCGTTTGTTTGCTGATTTAGAAACAGACTTCTATACAATGGGTGTAAAACCAAATGGTTTAAATATTAATGATGGAGTTGGCTCTACTCATCCTGAAAAACTTGCTGCATTTGTCGTTGAAAAAGGTGCGGATATTGGTTTAGCCTTTGATGGAGATGGCGACCGTTGTATCGCAGTGGATGAAAATGGGGAAATCATCGATGGTGATAAAATCATGTTCATTTGTGGGAAATATTTAAAATCAAAGAATGAATTAAACCATAATACGATTGTATCAACCGTTATGAGTAATCTTGGATTTCATAAAGCAGTAGAAGAAGAAGGTATGACTGCTTTAAAAACGGCAGTTGGTGACCGATATGTAGTGGAAGAAATGCGTAAAAATGGATATAATTTTGGTGGCGAACAATCTGGTCATATTGTATTCTTAGACATGAATACAACGGGCGATGGTCTTTTAACTGGAATTCAATTAATGAATGTTATGAAAAATACTGGTAAAAAGCTTTCTGAACTTGCTGCTGAAGTAACTATTTATCCACAAGAATTAGTGAATATCCGTGTATCCGATAAGAACGGCGTTATGGAGATTCCTGCTGTAAAAGCAATTATGGATGAAGTTGAAGAAGAAATGGCAGGAAATGGTCGTATTTTAGTACGACCAAGTGGAACGGAACCCTTGCTACGTGTTATGGCGGAAGCTGAAACAGATGAAAAAACACATGACTATGTGACACGTATCGCAGATGTTGTGCGAAATGAAATTGGCATAGACTAG
- a CDS encoding YbbR-like domain-containing protein: MKKKEENLFENTWMIRIIALLIALLLFGYVYSENYGLTTTNRNDAISTNRNETISNLPIQINMDTSQYFLSGLPETVVLTLSGPESVLVQTLSAGDYNIVTEDLNLLGPGRHTIQLRAENISENLSYQLTPSRVNVEIEEKVTIESPVQVIFDSSTVDEEFIAGEPKLSKSTVIITGPSSTIERIDRIYVKVAPNSLLNSDINVNSVIQVEDSNKNKLNVTIEPQEINIQIPIEPYKKTVPLIAKQKGTPETGKTYEFDILDEGDVTINGNRNLLADIDEVEVEVDVTGIKTDTIVTLPIQLPFTANSLSPKEVQVNVKVKTTVN, translated from the coding sequence ATGAAGAAAAAAGAAGAAAACCTTTTTGAAAATACATGGATGATTCGGATTATTGCACTTTTAATTGCTTTACTACTATTTGGATATGTTTATTCAGAGAATTATGGACTAACTACAACAAACAGAAATGATGCAATTAGTACGAATAGAAATGAAACTATTTCGAATCTTCCAATCCAAATTAATATGGATACTAGTCAGTACTTTCTTTCAGGACTTCCTGAGACAGTTGTATTGACATTATCGGGACCAGAGAGTGTTCTCGTTCAAACGTTGTCTGCTGGAGATTATAATATTGTTACGGAAGATTTAAATCTTTTAGGGCCAGGTAGACATACGATTCAACTACGAGCCGAAAATATATCGGAAAATCTTTCTTATCAATTAACACCTTCTCGTGTAAATGTCGAAATTGAAGAAAAAGTAACAATTGAAAGTCCTGTACAAGTAATTTTTGACTCTTCTACTGTAGATGAGGAATTTATCGCTGGTGAACCGAAATTGAGTAAAAGTACTGTAATCATAACCGGTCCTAGTTCTACCATTGAAAGGATTGATCGGATCTATGTAAAAGTAGCACCGAACTCACTTTTAAATAGTGATATTAATGTCAACTCGGTCATACAAGTCGAAGATAGTAATAAAAACAAATTAAATGTGACGATTGAACCACAAGAAATAAATATTCAGATTCCTATAGAACCATATAAAAAGACAGTCCCGTTGATCGCAAAACAAAAAGGTACACCTGAAACTGGAAAGACCTATGAATTTGATATTTTAGATGAAGGTGATGTTACAATTAATGGAAACCGTAATCTTTTAGCAGATATTGATGAAGTAGAGGTAGAGGTTGATGTAACAGGGATTAAAACAGATACGATTGTTACGTTACCAATTCAACTACCGTTTACAGCAAATTCATTGAGTCCAAAAGAAGTACAAGTAAATGTTAAAGTAAAAACTACTGTAAATTAA
- the cdaA gene encoding diadenylate cyclase CdaA, translating to MTFNIENLISWQNAFFLLDIILVWYLVYRLIIILKGTRAIQLLKGVLIIVLIKLAAVLLQLQTIDWIINQVIRWGVVAVIIVFQPEIRRGLEHLGKAGFRNRTKRKVRKGEAFVQEVDKAVQYMARRKIGALISVEIRDSLDDVAHTGVPIHGDITNQLLINIFIPNTPLHDGAVVIQNFKITAAASYLPLSENPMISKELGTRHRAAIGLSEGTDALTIIVSEETGGISIAHHNKLYREMNREDFVNYLTDEFVAEEEEETKSNLLQEFFDNLKWGNSE from the coding sequence GTGACATTTAATATTGAAAATTTAATCAGTTGGCAGAACGCTTTCTTCCTTTTAGATATCATTCTCGTATGGTATCTTGTTTATCGGTTAATCATTATCCTAAAAGGTACACGGGCAATCCAACTCTTAAAAGGTGTTTTAATTATTGTGTTAATTAAACTTGCGGCCGTGCTTTTACAGTTACAAACCATTGACTGGATTATCAATCAAGTTATTCGCTGGGGAGTAGTAGCCGTTATCATTGTTTTTCAGCCTGAAATTAGGAGAGGCCTAGAACATTTAGGAAAAGCTGGTTTTCGCAACCGAACGAAACGTAAGGTACGAAAAGGGGAGGCTTTTGTACAAGAAGTAGATAAGGCCGTACAATATATGGCTCGAAGAAAAATTGGAGCACTAATTTCTGTAGAAATTCGAGATTCTCTTGATGATGTTGCACATACGGGTGTTCCTATTCATGGAGATATTACCAATCAATTATTGATTAATATCTTTATTCCGAATACTCCGCTACATGATGGTGCTGTAGTTATTCAAAACTTTAAGATTACAGCGGCAGCTAGTTATCTGCCTTTATCAGAGAATCCTATGATTTCTAAAGAGTTAGGAACTCGTCACCGTGCAGCAATCGGTTTGAGTGAAGGAACAGATGCTTTGACCATTATTGTTTCCGAAGAAACAGGTGGGATAAGTATTGCTCACCATAATAAACTCTATCGGGAAATGAATAGGGAAGATTTTGTAAACTATTTGACTGATGAATTTGTAGCAGAGGAAGAAGAGGAAACTAAATCGAATTTACTCCAAGAATTTTTTGACAATTTGAAATGGGGGAATTCTGAATGA
- a CDS encoding DUF47 domain-containing protein, translated as MFKRRKEEYNYFSAFEEISLLIIDAADFLSENIKDYQLQALEGKLKEIHKIEQEADEKKHHMMSYLYQDFLPPIEREDIIQLSHGMDTVLDNIEDVLIRMDMYQAKVIKPEMLEFMDIVEKASHKLSEMIKELKDFKKSKQLLSIAVEINQLEEQADVIYQKATKSLFIDQEDLFESFVYSKIYDAFEKSCDSFEDVANIVESIILKNT; from the coding sequence ATGTTTAAGAGAAGAAAAGAAGAATATAACTATTTTAGTGCTTTTGAAGAAATATCACTCCTTATTATAGATGCTGCGGACTTCCTGTCAGAAAATATCAAAGATTATCAGTTACAAGCTTTAGAAGGAAAACTAAAAGAAATTCATAAAATAGAACAAGAAGCTGATGAAAAGAAACATCATATGATGAGTTATTTGTACCAAGATTTTCTTCCGCCTATTGAGAGGGAAGATATTATTCAATTATCACATGGGATGGATACTGTATTAGACAATATAGAAGATGTTCTCATCCGTATGGATATGTATCAAGCGAAAGTAATTAAACCTGAAATGTTGGAGTTTATGGACATTGTAGAGAAGGCCTCTCATAAATTATCTGAAATGATAAAAGAATTAAAGGACTTCAAAAAATCAAAACAACTATTATCGATTGCAGTTGAAATCAATCAATTGGAAGAACAAGCAGATGTGATTTATCAAAAAGCAACGAAAAGTCTTTTTATAGATCAAGAAGACTTATTTGAAAGTTTCGTTTACTCAAAAATTTATGATGCATTTGAGAAAAGTTGCGATTCCTTTGAAGATGTTGCAAATATTGTAGAGTCGATCATATTGAAAAACACGTAA
- a CDS encoding inorganic phosphate transporter, with amino-acid sequence MTIHLGDFLQSIVEIPTLLIIVILTLGVILVNGWTDAPNAIATMVSTRSMSAKKSIILAAVFNFLGVFIMTSINATVAQTIANMVDFGGDPHDSIIALCAALFAIVLWATAAWYFGIPTSESHALIAGISGAAIALQGGIGGINPSEWIKVIYGIVFSTLLGFGLGFLFTKMNQIFFRRIPRQKSNNFFKNGQIAAGAGMAFMHGAQDGQKFMGIFMLGIFLGQGQGSVSNFIIPVWMMILCSVVMAIGTSIGGYKIIKTVGMDMVKMEKYQGFSADMAGAVSLLVSSIFGLPVSTTHTKTTAIMGVGAANRLSSINWSTVKDMVWAWVLTFPGCGLVGYLMALLFMKIF; translated from the coding sequence ATGACTATCCATTTGGGAGATTTTTTACAAAGCATTGTTGAAATTCCTACTCTTTTAATTATTGTTATCTTAACGCTTGGAGTTATTCTTGTGAATGGCTGGACAGATGCACCGAATGCTATCGCTACTATGGTTTCTACACGTTCTATGTCAGCAAAAAAATCAATTATTTTAGCAGCGGTATTTAATTTTTTAGGTGTTTTTATTATGACATCAATTAATGCTACCGTAGCCCAAACCATTGCGAATATGGTAGATTTTGGTGGAGATCCACATGATTCAATTATTGCTTTGTGTGCTGCATTGTTTGCGATTGTATTATGGGCGACCGCTGCTTGGTACTTTGGAATTCCTACGAGTGAAAGTCATGCACTTATTGCAGGAATATCAGGTGCTGCTATTGCATTGCAAGGAGGAATTGGTGGAATCAATCCTTCTGAATGGATCAAGGTAATTTATGGAATAGTTTTCTCGACCCTATTAGGTTTTGGACTAGGTTTTTTATTTACAAAAATGAATCAAATCTTTTTTAGAAGAATTCCACGTCAAAAATCAAATAACTTTTTTAAAAATGGTCAAATAGCTGCGGGAGCTGGGATGGCCTTTATGCATGGGGCACAAGATGGCCAAAAGTTTATGGGGATTTTTATGTTAGGTATTTTTTTAGGACAAGGACAAGGAAGTGTCTCAAATTTTATCATTCCCGTATGGATGATGATTCTTTGTTCAGTAGTAATGGCAATAGGGACTTCAATTGGTGGTTATAAGATTATAAAAACAGTTGGTATGGATATGGTAAAAATGGAAAAATATCAGGGATTTAGTGCAGACATGGCTGGGGCTGTGAGTTTGCTAGTCTCTTCTATATTTGGCTTACCTGTAAGCACTACACACACTAAAACAACTGCTATTATGGGTGTAGGGGCTGCAAACCGTCTTTCAAGTATTAACTGGTCAACCGTGAAAGATATGGTCTGGGCATGGGTACTTACCTTCCCTGGATGTGGCTTAGTAGGATATCTAATGGCCTTATTATTTATGAAAATCTTTTAG
- a CDS encoding AarF/ABC1/UbiB kinase family protein, giving the protein MANDKRLREIVRVLSAYGIQFVYNHKIQHKKDTELDDAANLRKAFEKLGPSFIKIGQILSTRLDILPQAFIDELAHLQDKAPEFPFSEVERIFFEDTGMTLEKVFLKIEEKPLASASIAQVHKGILRTGDEVILKVQRPIIDELLIRDLDILIDLSGRIPGGIIDVIDPKEAFEQVKENTLIELDFRNEARLLNEFKELNQEVAYVGVPKVYQGLTRRRILVEEYIEGIKITNDEQLELLGYDMEDISKKLMMSYLKQIFNDGFFHGDPHPGNFIIKEGKIYFIDFGIMGRLSEDKKASLNQLIESLATRDIDLLVQVCLDLATPTERLDKRKLYDDLNHMFDIYLSADMKNIRMTEFITDFIRMFKRHNLIVPSELTILAKALSILEGVFQDLSPDLNLIRTAKGYLGEHLSWKNVLQQFSKEKLTLKSYTFLKDSVELPGNMVKLLKQTLNGRTRLKIDMDDLDEKWIDLKKMFNRVVMSLIIVGLLLSSAIMSSSPGGQYLGQAGFVVSGLFGIWLLISIYRSGNL; this is encoded by the coding sequence ATGGCAAACGACAAACGATTACGAGAAATAGTACGGGTCTTGTCAGCATACGGGATCCAGTTCGTTTATAACCATAAAATCCAACATAAAAAGGATACAGAATTAGATGACGCAGCTAATTTACGGAAAGCCTTTGAAAAGTTGGGTCCCAGTTTTATTAAAATTGGACAAATCCTTTCTACTCGTCTTGATATTCTACCGCAAGCATTTATTGATGAATTAGCTCATCTTCAAGACAAAGCTCCAGAATTCCCATTTTCAGAAGTAGAACGTATCTTTTTTGAAGATACAGGAATGACACTGGAAAAAGTTTTTTTAAAAATTGAAGAAAAACCTTTAGCAAGTGCTTCGATTGCTCAAGTCCATAAAGGAATATTGCGTACGGGTGATGAAGTTATCTTAAAAGTACAACGTCCAATTATTGATGAATTATTAATTCGAGACTTAGATATTTTGATTGATTTGAGTGGGCGGATCCCTGGAGGAATTATCGATGTCATCGATCCAAAAGAAGCATTTGAACAAGTAAAAGAAAATACTTTGATAGAATTAGATTTTCGAAATGAAGCTCGTTTACTAAATGAATTTAAGGAACTTAATCAAGAAGTTGCCTATGTAGGCGTGCCTAAAGTCTATCAAGGTTTAACAAGAAGACGAATTCTCGTTGAAGAGTATATTGAAGGTATAAAAATAACGAATGATGAACAACTGGAATTGCTAGGATACGATATGGAAGATATTAGTAAGAAGCTTATGATGTCTTACTTGAAACAAATTTTTAATGATGGTTTTTTCCACGGGGATCCTCATCCAGGAAATTTTATTATCAAAGAAGGTAAAATATATTTTATTGACTTTGGGATTATGGGCAGGCTTTCGGAAGATAAGAAAGCTTCTCTAAATCAATTGATTGAAAGTCTTGCTACCCGTGACATCGATTTACTTGTCCAAGTGTGTTTGGATTTAGCTACTCCTACAGAACGATTAGATAAGCGAAAACTATATGATGACTTGAATCATATGTTTGATATTTATTTATCAGCAGATATGAAAAATATTCGTATGACAGAATTTATAACTGACTTTATCCGAATGTTTAAGCGCCACAACTTGATTGTTCCGAGTGAATTAACGATTCTAGCAAAAGCTTTATCTATTTTAGAAGGAGTATTCCAAGATCTTTCGCCAGACTTAAACCTCATTCGTACTGCAAAAGGATATTTAGGAGAACATTTATCTTGGAAAAATGTTCTACAACAATTCAGTAAAGAGAAACTAACATTGAAAAGTTATACTTTTTTAAAAGATTCTGTTGAATTACCTGGAAATATGGTGAAACTATTAAAGCAAACCTTGAATGGTCGAACTCGTTTAAAAATTGATATGGATGATTTGGATGAAAAGTGGATTGACCTCAAGAAAATGTTTAATAGAGTCGTCATGTCTTTAATCATTGTGGGATTACTACTATCCTCAGCAATCATGTCTTCCTCACCGGGAGGACAATATTTAGGACAAGCTGGTTTTGTGGTTTCTGGTTTGTTTGGAATTTGGCTATTAATTTCTATTTACCGATCGGGAAATTTATAG
- a CDS encoding phasin family protein, which yields MEELKKIFLAGVGLTSTSIEKAEKLIEEMVEKGRVTVKEGKEMQEELTRKVTDSRPVRKAEMDEMGYASKQEMEALDEKLDTLNRKLDALLEKE from the coding sequence ATGGAAGAGTTGAAAAAAATATTTTTAGCTGGTGTAGGTCTGACTTCTACTTCGATTGAAAAAGCAGAAAAACTGATTGAGGAAATGGTAGAAAAAGGACGTGTGACTGTCAAAGAAGGCAAAGAGATGCAAGAAGAATTGACTCGCAAAGTTACTGATTCACGTCCAGTAAGAAAAGCAGAAATGGATGAGATGGGATATGCTTCTAAACAAGAAATGGAAGCATTGGATGAAAAATTAGATACATTGAACCGAAAGTTAGATGCTTTGTTGGAAAAAGAATAA
- a CDS encoding ECF transporter S component, translating into MKQTRNKTYRIAILGILTAIIILQNFVPFLGYIPIPPLNPTIIHITVIVAAFVLGTKEGMIIGSVWGIVRLIKAYTLPASPLDLLLFTNPMISVVPRILVGLVAGFTIQMFRKRNKESLGMIVGGILGSLTNTILVLGFIALFYGNEYSTALGVSPTNLMRALAAIVATNGVAEAIAAGFLAPLLSRALMKVKRK; encoded by the coding sequence ATGAAACAAACAAGAAATAAAACTTATCGAATTGCCATTTTAGGAATTCTCACAGCTATTATCATTTTACAAAATTTTGTACCCTTTTTAGGATATATCCCTATCCCACCACTTAATCCAACCATTATTCATATTACCGTTATTGTAGCCGCTTTTGTATTAGGCACAAAAGAAGGAATGATTATTGGAAGCGTTTGGGGAATAGTCCGATTGATCAAAGCGTATACTCTTCCAGCTTCACCACTTGATTTATTGCTCTTCACTAATCCAATGATATCCGTTGTACCTCGTATATTAGTAGGACTTGTTGCTGGTTTTACTATTCAAATGTTTCGCAAAAGAAACAAAGAGTCTCTTGGTATGATAGTTGGCGGTATTTTAGGCTCACTGACAAATACCATCCTTGTCTTAGGATTTATCGCATTATTCTATGGCAATGAATATTCTACGGCATTAGGAGTAAGCCCAACCAATCTGATGAGAGCGTTAGCAGCTATCGTCGCAACAAACGGTGTTGCAGAAGCAATTGCTGCCGGTTTCTTAGCACCTCTTCTCTCCCGTGCACTTATGAAAGTGAAGCGCAAATAA
- a CDS encoding TVP38/TMEM64 family protein — MDHKSNHWIHLNRKMIRILTVGGLLLTLFLAIYIYLMGYNEVMDQIRVGLVGMGIWGPFLFVILQLTMVVYPVIPGGITLVVGQIIFGPLMGFIYSFIAVSGGSILNFYLARKFGKTLVRAFVEEETYQKYYVWLTKGKRFEYFLATAFALPGFPDDFLCMIAGLTRMTLKRFMLIYLIFKPITLYLYGAGGATLTNWFIQHFFPFGY; from the coding sequence ATGGATCATAAATCTAATCATTGGATCCACTTAAATAGAAAGATGATTCGTATTTTAACAGTAGGTGGTTTGCTGCTTACTCTGTTCCTAGCTATATATATCTATCTGATGGGCTATAACGAAGTAATGGACCAGATTCGGGTTGGTTTAGTTGGTATGGGTATATGGGGACCATTTTTATTTGTTATTCTTCAACTAACTATGGTCGTTTATCCAGTCATCCCAGGTGGTATCACTTTAGTAGTTGGACAAATAATTTTTGGTCCTTTAATGGGATTTATCTATAGTTTTATAGCCGTAAGTGGAGGTTCTATTTTAAATTTTTATTTAGCTAGAAAATTTGGAAAAACTCTTGTGCGTGCTTTTGTAGAGGAAGAAACCTATCAAAAATATTATGTTTGGCTTACGAAAGGAAAGCGATTTGAATATTTTTTAGCAACTGCATTTGCTTTACCTGGATTTCCGGATGATTTTTTATGTATGATTGCAGGATTAACAAGAATGACTTTAAAAAGATTTATGTTGATTTACCTTATTTTTAAACCAATCACTCTCTATTTATATGGAGCTGGTGGAGCTACACTCACAAATTGGTTTATCCAACACTTTTTTCCTTTTGGTTATTAA
- the pyrR gene encoding bifunctional pyr operon transcriptional regulator/uracil phosphoribosyltransferase PyrR, translated as MPKVIMNEMEMMRALTRLSYEIIERNKGIENVILVGIETRGVYLAHRIAKKITEIEGPVEVTNLNIKAYRDDVKEKLTITDDAQTLLGKKVVLVDDVLFTGRSIRAAMDACVDLGRPLEISLAVLVDRGHRELPIRPDYIGKNIPTSKKECVNVHVVEVDGEDAVIIE; from the coding sequence ATGCCAAAGGTTATCATGAATGAAATGGAAATGATGCGTGCACTAACTCGTTTGTCCTATGAAATTATTGAACGTAATAAAGGGATTGAGAATGTTATTTTAGTTGGCATTGAGACACGTGGCGTTTATCTCGCACACCGCATCGCCAAGAAAATAACTGAAATAGAAGGGCCAGTAGAGGTCACTAACTTAAATATTAAAGCTTATCGAGATGATGTAAAAGAAAAACTAACTATTACAGATGATGCTCAGACACTGCTAGGTAAAAAAGTTGTTTTAGTCGATGACGTTCTCTTTACTGGTCGCTCCATTCGAGCAGCTATGGATGCATGCGTCGACTTGGGTAGACCCTTAGAAATTTCCTTAGCTGTCTTAGTTGATCGCGGTCACCGAGAGCTACCGATTCGTCCAGATTATATTGGTAAGAATATCCCCACTTCAAAAAAAGAGTGTGTGAACGTCCATGTAGTTGAGGTTGATGGTGAGGATGCCGTCATAATTGAATAA
- a CDS encoding aspartate carbamoyltransferase catalytic subunit, with amino-acid sequence MRNFFSVEQFTNEEVMHLLDRAIAFKTGKDIFKSNATIVNMFFENSTRTKHSFEMAEHKIGMQQFNFDVGSSSVAKGESLYDSVLTMQALGVDVAVIRHQDRNYMDQLVNLKIKIVNGGSGSGQHPSQSLLDIMTIYEEFGYFEGLKIAIIGDIIHSRVAMSNMTLLNQLGAHVIFAGPMDYFDTNFEQYGTWMTVDDAVKEADVVMMLRVQLERHDTEEQEQFSKNAYHERSGLTRKRYRTMKDHAIIMHPAPVNRDVELASQLVECKKSRIVEQMSNGVYARIAILEWVLEGRYQ; translated from the coding sequence ATGAGAAATTTTTTTTCTGTCGAACAGTTTACAAACGAGGAAGTCATGCACTTGTTAGACCGAGCAATCGCCTTTAAAACAGGTAAAGACATCTTCAAGAGTAATGCAACCATTGTAAATATGTTTTTTGAAAATAGCACACGTACTAAACATAGCTTTGAAATGGCTGAACATAAAATTGGAATGCAACAATTTAATTTTGATGTTGGTAGTTCTTCCGTAGCTAAAGGAGAGAGTTTGTATGACTCCGTCTTAACGATGCAGGCCTTAGGGGTTGATGTAGCTGTTATTCGACATCAAGATCGCAACTATATGGACCAACTCGTTAACTTAAAAATCAAGATTGTAAATGGAGGTAGCGGGAGTGGTCAGCACCCTTCTCAATCTTTACTCGATATCATGACAATTTATGAAGAGTTTGGTTATTTCGAAGGTTTGAAAATCGCTATTATCGGTGACATTATCCATTCACGAGTGGCGATGAGTAATATGACATTACTCAATCAATTGGGTGCTCATGTTATCTTCGCTGGACCGATGGATTACTTCGATACAAATTTTGAACAATATGGAACATGGATGACCGTTGATGATGCGGTAAAAGAAGCTGATGTTGTAATGATGTTACGCGTTCAATTAGAGCGACATGACACTGAAGAACAAGAACAATTTTCAAAAAACGCTTATCATGAACGTTCTGGTTTAACACGGAAACGTTACCGTACTATGAAAGACCACGCTATTATTATGCATCCAGCACCGGTAAACCGGGACGTTGAGTTAGCTAGCCAGCTTGTTGAGTGCAAAAAAAGTAGAATTGTAGAGCAAATGAGCAATGGAGTTTATGCACGAATCGCTATTCTAGAATGGGTTTTGGAAGGACGATATCAATGA